The following proteins are encoded in a genomic region of Gimesia algae:
- a CDS encoding efflux RND transporter permease subunit, giving the protein MMISSFYKKYSRQLIWGVFCTLPILTIMAELLPSNNDIETWLPKDSDVRIVYDRFKAEFGAEEVVLVAVQGGLNQTSLVEATAGRIEALPTVRQCWTPQRLKSILHEFKVEPAEIDKRLNGLLMNSEKNVAGILVLLSDTGIKNRAGTVEGIREKLEYNQLTGNEVQLAGAPVVIAELDRLGSQKNNKKFFIITLLISLGLLYYSFREWKKTLATLGLTIWAINLTTAMIYLGGGEMNFILGALSVMVMVFTLAISIHVHHYVASCIDEPDPLSAALKIAWKPCVLATLTTTIGLFSLTVSEIGPVIQFGYAASVGTFVSLITGLGLTPAVLTLWPIDPKTVHSGKQRWNFQRCANWLIDHSGRVSIATIMLVMITGVGLFSLRTKIDPLDFLPAEGRVIQDVRAVQNNLTELDSIEAIVDFGDEEIPFIKKVEHIRKLEAIIQQHPAVRHTMSLASFFPKQFPESPFETARLLSHAQSAHGDNDFTSDGERLWRISARISSDADLPQDQVYDELTAMIDDPNVILTGVAPLLRRAQNQIFTGFWESFSMAFVIITVVMIVSLRSIKAGLVAMVPNLTPICIVFGILGWYQIPIDIGIMMTASIALGIAVDGTFHFLVRYQSQFRLTGNSAQASRDSLLMTGEPIFTAAVITGAGMLALTLSNFVPTARFGYMMTSLLVAALVGDLVLLPCLLALRPEKSEDQNGTDHTDTEQSSQGQQHAPHFLKQQQRETKDQSGKAVA; this is encoded by the coding sequence ATGATGATCTCTTCCTTCTATAAAAAATACAGCAGGCAACTAATCTGGGGCGTCTTTTGTACGCTGCCGATTCTGACAATTATGGCAGAGTTATTGCCTTCCAATAACGATATCGAAACCTGGTTGCCCAAAGACTCCGATGTGCGAATCGTCTATGATCGATTTAAAGCAGAGTTCGGAGCAGAAGAAGTTGTGCTCGTCGCTGTACAGGGCGGACTGAATCAAACTTCACTCGTGGAAGCGACTGCCGGTCGTATTGAAGCGTTACCGACAGTCAGGCAATGCTGGACTCCCCAACGACTCAAATCAATTTTACACGAATTCAAAGTGGAACCGGCGGAAATTGACAAGCGTCTGAATGGGCTGTTGATGAATTCCGAGAAGAATGTAGCAGGCATTCTGGTGCTGCTTTCCGATACGGGTATTAAAAACCGGGCCGGGACGGTTGAGGGGATTCGCGAAAAACTGGAATACAACCAGCTGACCGGAAACGAAGTTCAGCTGGCGGGTGCCCCCGTTGTAATTGCAGAACTGGATCGGCTGGGCAGTCAGAAAAACAACAAAAAGTTCTTTATCATTACGTTATTGATCAGCCTCGGCCTGTTGTATTATTCTTTCCGGGAGTGGAAAAAAACACTGGCAACCCTGGGATTGACCATCTGGGCTATCAATCTCACAACGGCGATGATCTATTTGGGCGGTGGCGAAATGAATTTCATTCTCGGTGCCCTGTCAGTCATGGTAATGGTTTTTACACTGGCGATCTCAATTCATGTGCATCACTATGTTGCCAGTTGTATCGACGAACCAGATCCGTTATCGGCTGCTTTGAAAATTGCCTGGAAACCCTGTGTACTGGCAACATTGACCACAACGATTGGTCTGTTTTCCCTGACAGTCAGTGAAATTGGGCCTGTGATTCAGTTTGGGTATGCAGCTTCAGTTGGGACTTTCGTGTCTCTGATTACTGGTCTGGGACTGACACCTGCTGTATTAACACTTTGGCCCATTGACCCGAAAACGGTCCACTCCGGAAAACAACGCTGGAATTTTCAACGTTGTGCAAACTGGCTGATTGATCATTCCGGACGCGTTTCCATCGCCACGATTATGCTGGTGATGATTACGGGAGTGGGGCTGTTCAGTCTGCGAACGAAGATTGATCCGCTGGATTTTCTGCCAGCAGAAGGGCGAGTCATTCAGGATGTGCGGGCTGTTCAAAATAATCTGACGGAACTCGATTCCATTGAAGCTATTGTCGACTTCGGTGACGAGGAGATTCCTTTCATTAAAAAAGTGGAGCATATCCGCAAGCTGGAAGCAATCATACAACAGCATCCCGCTGTGCGACATACGATGTCTCTGGCCAGTTTTTTTCCGAAGCAGTTTCCTGAGAGTCCCTTTGAGACAGCTCGCCTGTTATCGCACGCACAGTCGGCTCATGGAGATAATGATTTCACCTCCGATGGCGAACGACTCTGGCGGATCTCAGCGCGAATCAGCAGCGATGCCGATCTGCCACAGGATCAGGTGTATGATGAGCTCACAGCTATGATTGATGATCCGAATGTGATTTTGACGGGGGTTGCACCCCTGCTGAGGCGGGCACAGAACCAGATCTTTACCGGATTCTGGGAGAGTTTCTCGATGGCGTTTGTGATCATTACCGTTGTGATGATTGTTTCTCTCCGGTCTATCAAAGCCGGGCTGGTGGCAATGGTGCCGAATCTGACGCCGATTTGTATCGTGTTTGGTATCCTGGGCTGGTATCAGATTCCCATTGATATTGGCATCATGATGACCGCCAGTATTGCTTTGGGGATCGCCGTCGACGGGACATTTCATTTTCTCGTACGCTACCAGAGTCAGTTTCGTCTGACCGGAAATTCAGCACAGGCATCACGGGATTCTCTTTTGATGACAGGCGAACCGATCTTTACTGCGGCCGTCATTACGGGAGCGGGTATGCTGGCGCTCACATTGAGCAACTTTGTCCCGACTGCCCGCTTCGGATATATGATGACATCTCTACTGGTAGCCGCTTTGGTGGGGGACCTGGTGTTACTTCCCTGCCTGCTGGCCTTGCGACCGGAAAAATCTGAGGATCAGAATGGTACTGATCACACAGACACCGAGCAGTCATCTCAAGGTCAGCAGCACGCTCCCCATTTCCTCAAGCAGCAGCAGCGAGAAACGAAAGATCAGTCTGGGAAGGCAGTTGCATAA
- a CDS encoding PilZ domain-containing protein, with translation MEETPWSRPTMDDLKHVLESFGKSDADNIRDVDRLELSVPAEVKTARGNTISAMTREISRQGLGLLHKGTLNPGEVNVKLASETREFEYRVQIMWCTPCENGMFISGGEFITKPEN, from the coding sequence ATGGAAGAAACCCCCTGGAGCCGTCCCACGATGGACGACCTGAAACATGTACTGGAAAGTTTTGGCAAGAGCGATGCCGACAACATCCGCGATGTAGATCGACTGGAACTCTCAGTACCAGCTGAAGTCAAAACAGCGCGCGGAAATACCATTTCTGCCATGACTCGTGAAATCAGCCGGCAGGGACTTGGTCTGCTGCATAAAGGCACGCTGAATCCTGGTGAAGTCAACGTAAAGCTGGCCAGTGAAACACGGGAATTTGAATATCGCGTTCAAATTATGTGGTGTACCCCGTGTGAGAACGGAATGTTCATCAGCGGAGGCGAGTTCATCACGAAGCCAGAAAATTAA
- a CDS encoding deoxyribonuclease IV yields the protein MPLLGAHQSIAGGYYKAVDTAAEFGMDCVQIFTKNNNQWRAKPLTDKDVNLFREHLETTGVGRPCSHMSYLINLASPKEELWNKSIDAVVIELQRAEALGLEGAVMHPGSFVTSSEEEGLDRIVAALDRIHQETEGFQTQIWLETTAGQGSNLGFRFEQLAYMLNQVQDGERLGICVDTCHIFAAGYPLIKKSEYKATMSELDEIIGSDRIRAFHLNDSKCEFGSRKDRHENIGRGFLGLEPFRHLLNDPVFQDCPMYLETPKDEEDGVPLDQINMETLRSLCKS from the coding sequence ATGCCTTTACTGGGAGCACACCAGTCAATAGCTGGTGGATACTATAAAGCCGTAGATACCGCAGCCGAGTTTGGAATGGACTGTGTCCAGATCTTTACCAAGAATAATAATCAATGGCGGGCCAAGCCACTGACTGACAAGGACGTCAATCTGTTTCGCGAGCATCTGGAGACGACTGGAGTCGGGCGTCCCTGTTCTCATATGAGTTACCTGATCAATCTGGCCAGTCCTAAAGAGGAACTCTGGAATAAATCGATCGATGCCGTTGTGATCGAACTTCAACGTGCGGAAGCGCTAGGCCTGGAAGGTGCCGTCATGCATCCGGGTAGTTTTGTGACTTCCAGTGAAGAAGAGGGGCTGGATCGAATCGTGGCTGCCCTCGATCGCATTCACCAGGAGACGGAAGGATTTCAAACGCAGATCTGGCTGGAAACCACAGCCGGTCAGGGATCCAATCTGGGATTTCGCTTTGAGCAGTTGGCGTACATGCTGAATCAGGTTCAGGACGGAGAGCGGTTGGGAATTTGTGTAGATACCTGCCACATCTTTGCTGCCGGATATCCGTTGATCAAGAAGTCTGAATATAAGGCGACCATGTCTGAACTGGACGAGATCATTGGCTCTGATCGCATTCGAGCCTTCCATTTGAATGACAGTAAATGTGAATTTGGCAGCCGCAAGGACCGCCATGAAAATATTGGTCGTGGTTTTCTAGGGCTGGAACCGTTTCGTCATCTGTTAAATGATCCGGTATTTCAAGACTGTCCGATGTATCTGGAAACCCCTAAGGATGAAGAAGATGGGGTGCCTCTGGATCAGATCAATATGGAAACGCTGCGTTCACTCTGCAAAAGTTGA